From the Phoenix dactylifera cultivar Barhee BC4 chromosome 10, palm_55x_up_171113_PBpolish2nd_filt_p, whole genome shotgun sequence genome, one window contains:
- the LOC103711048 gene encoding uncharacterized protein LOC103711048, with product MDLVPGGSVLGRRRLSPLIASLASPRPSVCPRCAFPFTKCPYPSPYSANISLTSHAKKRDTYAQPVPKQTTTRAEEEERVEEEFMEDFEDEIMMDDTEDFEDDFEVEYVDLNVGDGAEGGGISLAGTWWDKEALLIAEEVSMLFDGDLKIYAFKTSTNLTIRLRIEKLSSKYGSPCMSDIEAFSTAYQSHLDEAELAGKIPKNISLEVSSPGVERVVRVPEELERFKDLPMYVKYSSINAETALTQENDGVFKLISFDLDLCQCTWGLADVRINRQQAGKGRPLSRKQREWQLQTPFESLSLVRLYSDC from the exons ATGGATTTGGTTCCAGGAGGAAGCGTGCTTGGGAGGAGGCGGCTCTCTCCTCTGATCGCCTCCTTAGCCTCTCCCAGACCCAGTGTTTGCCCGCGGTGTGCGTTCCCCTTCACGAAATGCCCCTATCCCTCCCCGTattctgcaaatatttctctcaCTAGCCACGCCAAGAAGAGGGACACCTACGCGCAACCAGTTCCTAAACAAACTACAACtagagctgaagaagaagaaagagtggAAGAAGAATTTATGGAAGATTTTGAAGATG AGATCATGATGGATGATACCGAGGACTTTGAAGATGATTTTGAGGTGGAGTATGTAGATCTCAAT GTAGGAGATGGAGCTGAAGGAGGTGGTATCTCTCTTGCTGGTACATGGTGGGACAAAGAGGCATTGCTTATTGCAGAAGAGGTCTCAATGTTATTTGACGGTGACTTGAAAATATATGCTTTTAAAACATCTACAAATTTGACCATCCGTTTGCGCATCGAAAAGCTTTCCAGTAA ATATGGTTCTCCATGTATGAGTGACATTGAGGCCTTTTCTACTGCTTATCAATcacacttggatgaagctgagCTTGCTGGAAAAATACCAAAGAACATATCCCTGGAG GTGTCTTCTCCTGGTGTAGAGAGGGTTGTCCGTGTCCCGGAGGAGCTCGAACGATTCAAAGACTTGCCGATGTATGTGAAGTATTCCAGCATTAATGCGGAGACAGCCTTAACTCAAGAAAATGATGGCGTCTTTAAACTTATTTCCTTTGACTTGGACTTATGCCAGTGTACTTGGGGTTTAGCTGATGTGAGGATAAATAGACAACAGGCAGGAAAGGGAAGGCCATTAAGCAGAAAACAAAGAGAATGGCAGTTGCAGACGCCATTTGAGTCCTTGAGTCTAGTTCGATTGTATTCAGATTGTTGA
- the LOC103711049 gene encoding uncharacterized protein C57A10.07: MNNQSYGPGSPKSFHAYPRGDFDLESGNSWKVRRSKNSQSEPLKMLKSIGNRFYHFYKRHPVAIFLISLSFGVTILIVLSVYESRVRMMGYRRVDDLSVGSGSYPFANLHNLVMVAGHSIYTSNSCGKIDREDSWFLEPYQRHQGQAATFLSHIREGVEIAAKDEGALLLFSGGETRKDAGPRSEAQSYWAVAESKGWFGKQDSVRSRALTEEHARDSFENLLFSVCRFRELTGTYPQNITVVSYDFKEERFAHLHRSAIGFPEGRFFYFGTAASPTAKEAAKKGEASVRVQFQEDPYGCLGSLHRKKLKRDPFHRTIPYPNGCPELKGLFSYCGPVPYPGSLPWTQ, from the exons ATGAATAACCAGTCATACGGGCCAGGAAGTCCCAAGTCCTTTCATGCTTACCCTAGAGGGGACTTTGATTTAGAATCAGGAAACTCCTGGAAGGTCCGAAGGTCCAAAAATTCGCAGTCCGAACCCCTCAAGATGCTTAAATCCATCGGAAATCGCTTTTATCATTTCTACAAGCGGCACCCTGTTGCAATTTTTCTCATCTCATTGTCCTTTGGAGTGACAATTCTGATTGTTCTATCTGTGTATGAGAGCCGGGTTAGAATGATGGGTTACCGAAGGGTTGATGATCTGAGTGTTGGTTCGGGTTCTTATCCTTTTGCGAATCTCCACAATCTTGTCATGGTTGCGGGGCATTCGATTTATACGAGCAACAGCTGTGGGAAGATTGACCGTGAGGATTCATGGTTCTTGGAGCCATATCAGAGGCACCAAGGTCAAGCTGCTACTTTTTTGTCACATATAAGAGAAGGGGTGGAGATTGCAGCTAAGGATGAGGGAGCTCTTCTTTTATTTAGTGGTGGGGAGACTCGAAAGGATGCTGGCCCTCGAAGCGAAGCACAGAGTTATTGGGCAGTCGCAGAATCAAAAGGGTGGTTTG GGAAACAAGATAGTGTGAGGAGCAGAGCACTCACAGAAGAGCATGCAAGAGACAGTTTTGAGAACCTTCTTTTTAGTGTGTGTCGGTTTCGAGAACTTACTGGCACTTATCCTCAGAATATTACT GTTGTGAGCTATGATTTCAAGGAGGAGAGGTTCGCACATTTACATCGTTCGGCAATTGGATTTCCAGAAGGAAGGTTTTTCTATTTCGGCACTGCTGCTTCTCCAACTGCAAAAGAGGCGGCGAAGAAAGGTGAAGCTTCTGTTAGGGTCCAGTTCCAAGAAGACCCATATGGATGTCTAGGTTCTCTTCATCGTAAGAAACTTAAGAGGGATCCATTTCATAGGACCATCCCTTATCCCAATGGATGCCCTGAGCTGAAGGGCTTGTTCAGCTACTGCGGTCCAGTTCCTTATCCAGGTTCTCTTCCTTGGACCCAGTAG